From one Mytilus trossulus isolate FHL-02 chromosome 10, PNRI_Mtr1.1.1.hap1, whole genome shotgun sequence genomic stretch:
- the LOC134687819 gene encoding uncharacterized protein LOC134687819, whose protein sequence is MSDTGSDHDDLRPSKSKESTSNTELSTDGAVSLFSTVLTNALEQQKVNLIKHFENQFIQPVKSTGVSTPDFVFKREGHRIQYLFNTERSDTISRIEKLIRSKSYVQALEVLAEEKETLRKRNKIVKIADKHGWDTVNEYLDSTLADDKDDAANLRSAIASASRKGKVQNRMIGPAINLQKVEINSTQRIFFVGLVKTVDSEKMQVSRRTDPGNASIAINKDISPDTVHSRQVRQQQSARPQRNKKSHSKEPTLDEDTTNGVEYNFDFINNYEIKSGDQDFLS, encoded by the coding sequence ATGTCCGATACTGGTTCCGACCATGATGATTTGAGACCGTCCAAAAGTAAAGAGAGTACATCAAATACCGAGTTGTCTACTGATGGTGCCGTATCGTTGTTTTCAACAGTTTTAACGAACGCTCTAGAACAGCAGAAGGTTAATTTAATCAAGCATTTCGAAAACCAATTTATACAACCAGTGAAGTCAACCGGTGTTTCGACTCCAGATTTCGTTTTCAAGAGAGAGGGACATCGCATTCAGTACTTATTTAATACAGAAAGGTCCGACACGATTTCAAGAATAGAGAAACTGATAAGGTCCAAATCGTACGTTCAGGCGTTGGAGGTGTTAGCAGAAGAGAAAGAAACCTTGCGGAAGAGgaacaaaattgtgaaaatcgCCGACAAACATGGATGGGACACCGTTAATGAATATCTTGATAGTACTTTGGCTGACGATAAGGATGATGCAGCCAATTTGCGTTCCGCTATTGCCAGTGCTTCTAGAAAAGGAAAAGTTCAAAACCGTATGATCGGCCCAGCAATAAACCTACAGAAAGTGGAAATAAATTCAACGCAAAGAATTTTTTTCGTGGGATTAGTCAAAACAGTGGATTCGGAGAAAATGCAGGTCAGTCGCAGAACAGATCCGGGAAATGCTTCTATTGCAATCAACAAGGACATTTCGCCAGATACTGTCCATTCAAGGCAAGTCCGTCAGCAACAGTCAGCACGGCCCCAAAGGAACAAGAAAAGTCACAGTAAAGAACCGACGTTAGATGAAGATACTACGAATGGAGTTGAGTATAATTTTGACTTTATTaacaattatgaaattaaatctGGAGATCAagatttcctatcatga